Part of the Streptomyces sp. RFCAC02 genome is shown below.
CTTGTCACGGGCATCGGCTCGCTGGTCACCAACGACCCCGCCCTCGGGAAGGGACCGCTCGGACTGCTCACCGATGCCGCGCTCCTCGTCGAGGGTTCGCGGATCGCCTGGGCCGGCCCCGCCGACCGGGCACCGGCGGCCGACGAGCGGGTGGACGCCGGCGGCCGCGCCGTCATCCCCGGCTTCGTCGACTCCCACTCCCACCTGGTCTTCGCCGGGGACCGCACGGACGAGTTCAACGCCCGGATGTCGGGACGTCCCTACACCGCCGGCGGCATCCGGACCACGATGGAGGCGACCCGGGCGGCGGACGCCGACACCTTGCACGCGACGGTGCGCCGCCATGTACGCGAGGCGCTGCGGCAGGGCACCACCACGATGGAGACCAAGTCGGGTTACGGCCTGACGGTCGCGGACGAGGAACGTGCCGTGCGCATCGCCGCGGCGCACACCGACGAGGTCACCTACCTCGGCGCCCACCTGGTGCCGCCGGAGTTCGCGGACGACCCGGCCGGTTACGTCGACCTCGTCACCGGCCCCATGCTGGACGCGTGCGCGCCGCACGCCCGCTGGGCCGACGTCTTCTGCGAGGAGGGCGCCTTCGACGGCGACCAGGCGCGGGCGGTCCTCACCGCCGCGGCGTCCCGGGGGCTGGTGCCGCGGCTCCACGCCAACCAGCTCTCCCACGGCCCGGGAGTGCAGCTCGCCGTCGAACTCGACGCGGCCTCCGCCGACCACTGCACCTACCTCACCGACGCCGACGTGGACGCCCTCGCGCAGACGAGCACCGTCGCCACCCTGCTGCCGGGATCGGACTTCTCCACCCGCTCCCCCTACCCGGACGCCCGCCGGCTCCTCGACGCGGGCGCCACGGTCGCCCTCTCCCCGAACTGCAACCCCGGCTCCTCGTACACGAGTTCCATGGCGTTCTGCATCGCCCTGGCCGTCCGGGAGATGCGGATGACGCCCGACGAGGCGCTCTGGGCGGCGACCGCCGGAGGCGCGCGCGCCCTGCGCCGCACGGATGTCGGCCGTCTCTCCCCGGGGGCGCGGGCCGACCTCGTCGTCCTGAACGCTCCCTCACACGTGCACCTCGCCTACCGCCCAGGGGTGCCGTTGGTGTCGTCGGTCCGGCGGGCCGGCTCGGCGTGCGCGGGGAACCGTTCCGGTGCATGACGAGCCGCCCTCCGGCGTCGGTGAACTCCGGCCCCGGGGCGGTTGAGATCCGCGACCGGCCACGCTACGACCCGCGCGTGGTGCGGAACTTCTCCGAGGTCGCCTCCACCACGTTCGTCCCCCCCTGCGCCCGGTGCTCGTGCCTGCCCAGGTGGTCAGGGAGGGGTCCCGGCCCGCATGGCCGCACCGGACACCCGTGCGACACACGGATTCGACTTCGGTACCGGCTGCTGAGGGTTCACCGGGGCCGCGCGTCTCCTTCCCGGGCCGGGAAGGAGACGCGTGTTCATCGGTACACAGCGGAACGACGTCGCATGGCACGCCGGCGCGGGACCCGTCAGGTCCGGGTGGTCGCCATTCGGTGGATCAGGCGGGCGCCGGCCCGGGCCGTGCGCTGGTCCACGTCGAACTCCGGGTTCAGCTCGGCGATGTCGCAGACCGCGAGCTTGCCGCTGGCCGCCACCCGGACGCAGACCCGTTCGACGACCTCCATCGGCACCCCGTAGGCGGCCGGCGCGCTGACGCCCGGCGCGACCGCGGCGGGCAGGACGTCGAGGTCGACGCTCAGGTGCACGACGTCGCAGCTCGCCAGGAAATCGTCCACGAAGGCCAGGGCGCGTTCCACGTCCGACGGGCCGCAGTCGGTGTCCGCCAGCCAGCGCACACCGAGCCGGGACGCGGTGGAGAACAGCCGCTGGGTGTTGCTCGGCTGGCTGATGCCCAGCACCCGGTAGTCGAGGCTGCGGCCCCGCCGCTCCTCGCTCCGCGCCATCTGGAGGAAGGGCGTGCCGGAGCTGGGCCGGACGTCGTCGCGCAGGTCGAAATGCGCGTCGAGGTTCAGCACCCCGAGGCGGCCGCCCCCGCGCAGCGCGCGCGTCCGCGCCAGCCCGAGGTAGCTGCCGTACGCCACCTCGTGACCGCCGCCCAGCACCATCACCGGGTGACCGCGGTCCACGAGCGCGGCGACCGCGCGCCCCAGCCGTTCCTGCCCAGCCTCCAGGACGTCGTCACCGTCCCCGGCGACCTCGACGTCCCCGGCGTCCAGCGCCCGCAGCGGTTCCGGCAGCGCCATCGACGCGAGGGCACCGCGCAGCGCCGCCGGTCCGGCCGCGGCGCCCGGCCGGCCCTTGTTGCGGCGGACCCCCT
Proteins encoded:
- the hutG gene encoding formimidoylglutamase; amino-acid sequence: MNSVPSVQEVRTDVPAPVWAGRDDGPGAENLRWHHAVHLDPGRAAPGEIAFVGFRSDEGVRRNKGRPGAAAGPAALRGALASMALPEPLRALDAGDVEVAGDGDDVLEAGQERLGRAVAALVDRGHPVMVLGGGHEVAYGSYLGLARTRALRGGGRLGVLNLDAHFDLRDDVRPSSGTPFLQMARSEERRGRSLDYRVLGISQPSNTQRLFSTASRLGVRWLADTDCGPSDVERALAFVDDFLASCDVVHLSVDLDVLPAAVAPGVSAPAAYGVPMEVVERVCVRVAASGKLAVCDIAELNPEFDVDQRTARAGARLIHRMATTRT
- the hutI gene encoding imidazolonepropionase; protein product: MDAHHPSSILVTGIGSLVTNDPALGKGPLGLLTDAALLVEGSRIAWAGPADRAPAADERVDAGGRAVIPGFVDSHSHLVFAGDRTDEFNARMSGRPYTAGGIRTTMEATRAADADTLHATVRRHVREALRQGTTTMETKSGYGLTVADEERAVRIAAAHTDEVTYLGAHLVPPEFADDPAGYVDLVTGPMLDACAPHARWADVFCEEGAFDGDQARAVLTAAASRGLVPRLHANQLSHGPGVQLAVELDAASADHCTYLTDADVDALAQTSTVATLLPGSDFSTRSPYPDARRLLDAGATVALSPNCNPGSSYTSSMAFCIALAVREMRMTPDEALWAATAGGARALRRTDVGRLSPGARADLVVLNAPSHVHLAYRPGVPLVSSVRRAGSACAGNRSGA